Proteins encoded within one genomic window of Triticum aestivum cultivar Chinese Spring chromosome 2D, IWGSC CS RefSeq v2.1, whole genome shotgun sequence:
- the LOC123048933 gene encoding dirigent protein 5-like, whose protein sequence is MQGLAPSSKLSLTVVVVGLLLGMAGAAHGLTRVVSSSPDEPCMNMTLYYHDILYNGNNTANATTAAATKPTALATTYWKNSTYFGALMVFNDPMTVGKALPLAGEEPAARAQGFYFYDKQTRDFSVVGGTGDFFMARGVTTIRTDAIEGLYYFRLQMDIKLYECYL, encoded by the exons ATGCAAGGCCTCGCGCCATCTTCCAAGCTGTCTCTGACCGTCGTGGTCGTGGGGCTTCTCCTCGGCATGGCGGGCGCCGCCCACGGCCTGACGAGAGTCGTCTCCAGCAGCCCCGACGAGCCGTGCATGAACATGACGCTCTACTACCACGACATCCTCTACAACGGCAACAACACGGCGaacgcgacgacggcggcggccaccAAGCCGACGGCGCTGGCCACGACCTACTGGAAGAACAGCACCTACTTCGGCGCGCTGATGGTGTTCAACGACCCCATGACGGTGGGGAAGGCGCTGCCACTGGCCGGGGAGGAGCCGGCGGCGCGCGCGCAGGGGTTCTACTTCTACGACAAGCAG ACGCGGGACTTCTCCGTCGTCGGCGGCACCGGCGACTTCTTCATGGCGCGCGGCGTCACAACCATCCGCACTGACGCCATCGAGGGCCTCTACTACTTCCGCCTGCAGATGGACATCAAGCTCTACGAGTGCTACCTCTGA
- the LOC123048934 gene encoding dirigent protein 5-like, with the protein MQGLAPSSKLSLTIVVVVLLLGMAGAAHGLARVVANSPDEPCMNMTLYYHDILYNGNNTANATTAAATKPTALATTYWKNSTYFGALMVFNDPMTVGKALPLAGEEPAARAQGFYFYDKQTRDFSVVGGTGDFFMARGVTTIRTDAIEGLYYFRLQMDIKLYECYL; encoded by the exons ATGCAGGGCCTCGCGCCATCTTCCAAGCTGTCTCTGACCATCGTGGTCGTGGTGCTTCTCCTCGGCATGGCGGGCGCCGCCCACGGCCTGGCGAGGGTCGTCGCCAACAGCCCCGACGAGCCGTGCATGAACATGACGCTCTACTACCACGACATCCTCTACAACGGCAACAACACGGCCaacgcgacgacggcggcggccaccAAGCCGACGGCGCTGGCCACGACCTACTGGAAGAACAGCACCTACTTCGGCGCGCTGATGGTGTTCAACGACCCCATGACGGTGGGGAAGGCGCTGCCCCTGGCCGGGGAGGAGCCGGCGGCGCGCGCGCAGGGCTTCTACTTCTACGACAAGCAG ACGCGGGACTTCTCCGTCGTCGGCGGCACCGGCGACTTCTTCATGGCGCGCGGCGTCACAACCATCCGCACTGACGCCATCGAGGGCCTCTACTACTTCCGCCTGCAGATGGACATCAAGCTCTACGAGTGCTACCTCTGA
- the LOC123048935 gene encoding probable transcriptional regulator RABBIT EARS, with protein sequence MEGGDFHKSGSPEDTGGPRRAPAYYECSFCKRGFTNAQALGGHMNIHRKDRGGSGGKSRGAAPPAAGQQDGGAGGNQAHLGLTLGRNGDSREDVDLELRLGHYPYN encoded by the coding sequence ATGGAGGGGGGCGACTTCCACAAGAGCGGCTCGCCAGAGGATACCGGCGGGCCAAGGCGGGCGCCGGCATACTACGAGTGCAGTTTCTGCAAGAGGGGGTTCACCAACGCGCAGGCGCTAGGCGGGCACATGAACATCCACCGCAAGGACCGCGGTGGCAGTGGAGGCAAGTCTCGTGGGGCTGCGCCGCCGGCTGCCGGCCAGCAAGACGGCGGTGCCGGTGGGAATCAGGCTCACTTGGGGCTTACCTTGGGAAGGAATGGGGACAGCAGGGAGGACGTGGACTTGGAGCTCCGGCTTGGCCACTACCCTTACAACTAG